Below is a genomic region from Naumannella halotolerans.
TTCGGTACGCCGAGGGCGTAGGAGGCCTCCCGCAGCTCGTTCGGGACCAACCGCAGCAGTTCCTCGGTGGAACGGACCACGACCGGGATCATCAGCACCGACAACGCGACCGAACCGGCGATGGCGGTCTTCGTGCCGGGGTCGAGGAAGATCACGAACAGCGAGTAGGCGAACAGGCCGGCCACGATCGAGGGGATGCCGGTCATCACGTCCACGAAGAAGGTGATCGCGCGGGCCAGTCGGCCGCGGCCGTACTCGACCAGGTAGATGGCGGTCAGCAGGCCGATCGGCACCGAGATCACCGTGGCGATCCCGGTCACCCACAAGGTGCCGGTGATCGCGTGCACCGCGCCGCCCCCGGCGCCGATGACGCTGCGCATCGAGTAGGTGAAGAACTGCAGATCGAACCGGGGAAGACCGTTGGCCAGGGTGGAGATCACCAAGGAGATCAGCGGCACCAGGGCCAGGGCGAAGGCCGAGCTGACGAGCAGGGTGGCCAGCCGGTCCTTGGCCTTGCGGGAGCCTTCGATCGCGGTCGAGGCGATCAGCGTGCCGATGCCGAACAGCAGCCAGCCGACGAGGACGGTCTTGGCGATGCCGATGCCGCCGGTGACCGTACCGATCAGCAGGGAGGCAGCGAGCGCGGCGACGGCGATCCCGGCGACCACCGGCCAGCGCAGTTGATTGCCGGTCAGGCTGGTGGACCGGAGCTCCGGTGCGGTGGTGACAGCCATCAGTTGGCTCCTGAGAACTCTTTGCGCCGGCTGACGATCCAGCGGGCGAACATGTTGACGGCGAGGGTGATCACGAACAGCACCAGGCCGCTGGCGATCAGCTGGTTCACGCCGAGCCCGTAGGACTCGGGGAAACTGAGGGCGATGTTGGCCGCGATCGTGCTCGGGTTGGCCGACTGGAACAGGGCGAAGGTGAAGCCGCCGCCGACCGAGAGGACCATCGCCACTGCCATGGTCTCGCCGAGGGCACGGCCCAGGCCCAGCATCGAGGCCGAGATCAGACCCGGGCGGGCGTAGGGGATGACCGCGACACGGATCATCTCCCAGCGGGTGGCGCCGAGGGCCAGGGCGGCCTCCTCGTGCAGCACCGGGGTCTGCAGGAACAGCTCCCGGCTGAGCGCGGTGATGATCGGCAGGATCATCACCGCCAGCACGATGGAGGCGGTGAAGATGGTCCGGCCGGTGCCCGAGACGGGTCCGGCGAAGAGCGGGATGAAGCCGGCATTGGTGGCCAGCCAGTCATAGGTCGGCTGCACGGCCGGGGCGAGCACGCTGATCCCCCAGAGGCCGAAGACCACCGAGGGTACGGCAGCCAGCAGGTCGATCACGTACCCCAGCCCGGTCGCCAACCGGCGCGGGGCGTAGTGGGTGATGAACAAGGCGATGCCGATGGAGACCGGTACGGCCATCAGCAGCGCCCAGAAGGCGGCCCAGACGGTACCGAAGACCAGCGGGGCGACCCAGCCGGCGAAGGCCCCGTAGGGCAGTTCCTCAGCCGGTGCGGTGATCGCCGGCATGCCCTGCCAGAGCAGGAACAGCGCGACCAGAGCGAGGACGACGAGAATGGCGATCCCGGAGCCGGTGGCGAGGCCGGTGAAGACCCGGTCGCCGACTTTGCTGACGGGCTGGCGTTGAGTTGTGGGCACTGGTGCTGGATCCCTCGGTTCCGGGTCTGCCACCGAACTCGGGGCGGTAGTCATCTTGCTCATCGTTCTCCTCAGGAGACAAACTCGGTTGGACGACCCGCCGTGGGGCCCGGGAGAACGGGTGTCTCGCCAGCATCGTAGGCCAGACACCCGTTCCCGTCAGATCACTGAATGGCAGCGATCGATCCGGCGACGGCCTCGCTGACCGCGGAGGACAGCGGGGCGATCCCGGCCGCGTCGACGGCGGCCTGCTGGCCCTCATCGGAGGCGATGTAGCCCAGGTAGCTCTTCACCAGCGCAGCCGTGTTCGGGTCGGCGTAGCTGTCACAGGCGATCGCGTAGGAGACCAGAACGATCGGGTAGACATCACCCTCGGCCAGACGGTCCAGTTCGATCGACTGGTCGTTCGGGCTCAGTCCGGCCTCCTCGACCTTCGGGGACTCCTCGACGATCGCCGCAGCGGCCTCGGGGGAGTACTCGACGTAGTCGTCACCGACCTTGATCTTGGCCACGCCCAGGTCTCCGGCCCGGGAGGCGTCGGCGTAACCGATGGTGCCGGTGCCGTTGGTCACGGTGTCGACCATGCCGGAGGTCTGCGGGGCGGCCTCGCCACCCTCGTAGGGCCATTCACCGTCGGCCTCGGCGTCCCACACCTCGGGGGCGGCGACGTTGAGGTAGTCGGTGAAGTTCTCGGTGGTGCCGGAGTCGTCCGCGCGGTGCACGGCGGTGATCTGCAGATCCGGCAGCTCGGCGTCGGGGTTCTGGTCGGCGATCGCCGGGTCGTTCCAGTTGGTGATCTCGCCCTTGAAGATCTTCGCCAGGGTCTCGGCGTCGAGCTGCAGCTCGTCGACGCCCTCGACGTTGAAGATGATCGCGATCGGGGAGATGTAGACCGGCAGGTTCATCGCGGTCGAGCCCTCGGCGCAACGCGAGCCGGCCAGTGCCTCGGGAGCAACCTCCTCGGCGGTCATCGCCCGGTCGGAACCGGCGAAATCGGCTCCGCCACCGGCGAAGGCCTCCCGGCCGGCACCAGAGCCGTCGGGGGAGTAGTTCACGGTCACGTCGGGGTTCGTGGTCTGGAAGTTGGCGACCCAGACCTCCTGGGCCGATGCCATCGAGGAGGCGCCGACGCCGGTCAGGGTGCCAGTCAGGCCGCTTCCGCTGTCACCACCGGGAGCTTCGCCACCGGACTCGTTGGCAGCACAGGCCGACAGCAGGAGGGCAGCCGATGCCAC
It encodes:
- the pstA gene encoding phosphate ABC transporter permease PstA, whose product is MAVTTAPELRSTSLTGNQLRWPVVAGIAVAALAASLLIGTVTGGIGIAKTVLVGWLLFGIGTLIASTAIEGSRKAKDRLATLLVSSAFALALVPLISLVISTLANGLPRFDLQFFTYSMRSVIGAGGGAVHAITGTLWVTGIATVISVPIGLLTAIYLVEYGRGRLARAITFFVDVMTGIPSIVAGLFAYSLFVIFLDPGTKTAIAGSVALSVLMIPVVVRSTEELLRLVPNELREASYALGVPKWRTILKVVLPTSLAGLVTGVMLAVARVIGETAPLLVAAGFTASLNNNPVDGPMMTLPVFVYRSYVDQGADAQAYLERAWTGALTLILIVMLLNLAGRLIAAKFAPKVR
- the pstC gene encoding phosphate ABC transporter permease subunit PstC — encoded protein: MSKMTTAPSSVADPEPRDPAPVPTTQRQPVSKVGDRVFTGLATGSGIAILVVLALVALFLLWQGMPAITAPAEELPYGAFAGWVAPLVFGTVWAAFWALLMAVPVSIGIALFITHYAPRRLATGLGYVIDLLAAVPSVVFGLWGISVLAPAVQPTYDWLATNAGFIPLFAGPVSGTGRTIFTASIVLAVMILPIITALSRELFLQTPVLHEEAALALGATRWEMIRVAVIPYARPGLISASMLGLGRALGETMAVAMVLSVGGGFTFALFQSANPSTIAANIALSFPESYGLGVNQLIASGLVLFVITLAVNMFARWIVSRRKEFSGAN
- the pstS gene encoding phosphate ABC transporter substrate-binding protein PstS, which encodes MKMRVAAAAVASAALLLSACAANESGGEAPGGDSGSGLTGTLTGVGASSMASAQEVWVANFQTTNPDVTVNYSPDGSGAGREAFAGGGADFAGSDRAMTAEEVAPEALAGSRCAEGSTAMNLPVYISPIAIIFNVEGVDELQLDAETLAKIFKGEITNWNDPAIADQNPDAELPDLQITAVHRADDSGTTENFTDYLNVAAPEVWDAEADGEWPYEGGEAAPQTSGMVDTVTNGTGTIGYADASRAGDLGVAKIKVGDDYVEYSPEAAAAIVEESPKVEEAGLSPNDQSIELDRLAEGDVYPIVLVSYAIACDSYADPNTAALVKSYLGYIASDEGQQAAVDAAGIAPLSSAVSEAVAGSIAAIQ